Proteins from one Methanocalculus alkaliphilus genomic window:
- a CDS encoding CDP-glycerol glycerophosphotransferase family protein, which translates to MLINRIGFFLIDPRQIDYYNNIFKNLERDEFEIIVNDLASSNEKNEILKYISDYGYNFKNLSDLLRSKQKYKIVVGTGNFTIRSQERNLFSDIKYFSIRLYSRSIGLLLDRSRVSKLLLRYFKRPVALGESAKKVHYRREIYPEKAVSKKCVCFPRGMDISEDHPGTSRTESFDYFFCHGELDYTTISKKTNKPAFIIGYPRYDDIFDVSNNFYNELVDEFQLDRKKELIYWMPSRVDWQEKPDGNILLWAPELSKLQERYNIICRPHPHRTRDNPLLVQKLKEYGFFVDIKSSRNLTQIYSASDYIFADYGGSIFSAIYCGCKLVLLNLPEQNKYVGKGLDFVMRDYLPNFNLLDYDNNKISTTLFHNNCQIWNRHDVEQKKLREYIFGCSLKTPGSIIVCNKLRELLMDN; encoded by the coding sequence ATGTTAATAAATAGAATTGGTTTTTTCCTAATAGATCCTCGTCAAATCGACTATTATAATAATATTTTTAAAAATCTTGAAAGAGATGAATTTGAAATTATTGTAAATGATTTGGCTTCTAGTAATGAAAAGAATGAAATACTGAAGTATATTTCTGATTATGGGTACAACTTTAAAAATCTTAGTGATTTATTGAGATCAAAGCAAAAGTATAAAATAGTGGTGGGAACAGGTAATTTCACAATTAGATCTCAAGAAAGAAATCTTTTCTCTGATATAAAATATTTTTCTATACGCCTATATTCTAGATCTATTGGTCTCTTACTAGACAGGTCAAGGGTTTCCAAACTACTATTGAGATATTTTAAAAGACCAGTAGCTCTTGGTGAAAGTGCTAAAAAAGTACATTATAGGCGAGAAATATATCCAGAGAAAGCAGTGAGTAAAAAGTGTGTATGCTTTCCAAGAGGTATGGATATATCAGAAGACCATCCGGGCACTTCACGGACCGAATCATTTGATTATTTTTTTTGTCATGGTGAGTTGGATTATACAACTATATCTAAAAAAACGAATAAACCAGCGTTTATAATTGGTTATCCTCGATATGATGACATATTTGATGTTTCTAATAATTTTTATAATGAGTTGGTTGATGAGTTTCAACTTGATAGAAAAAAAGAGTTGATCTATTGGATGCCATCACGTGTTGATTGGCAAGAAAAACCTGATGGAAATATTCTTCTCTGGGCTCCTGAATTATCCAAACTACAAGAAAGGTATAATATCATCTGCCGCCCACATCCTCATCGGACTCGAGATAACCCATTGCTTGTGCAAAAGTTGAAAGAGTATGGCTTTTTCGTTGATATAAAAAGCAGTCGTAATTTGACTCAAATATATTCAGCCTCTGACTACATTTTTGCAGATTATGGAGGATCAATATTTAGTGCAATTTATTGTGGGTGTAAGCTAGTCTTACTCAATCTACCCGAGCAAAATAAATATGTTGGGAAAGGACTTGATTTTGTTATGAGGGATTATTTACCCAATTTTAATTTACTTGACTATGATAATAATAAAATCTCTACGACCCTTTTTCATAATAATTGTCAAATATGGAATAGACATGATGTAGAACAAAAAAAATTGCGTGAATACATATTTGGATGTTCATTAAAAACACCTGGCTCGATTATAGTATGCAATAAACTACGAGAGTTATTAATGGACAATTAA
- the pseB gene encoding UDP-N-acetylglucosamine 4,6-dehydratase (inverting), which yields MFNNKSILITGGTGSFGKQFTKTILERYDPKKVIIFSRDELKQFEMSQIFNQDCMRYFIGDVRDRDRLIMAMRGVDYVIHAAALKQVPAAEYNPMECIKTNVYGAENVIHAALANKVHKVIALSTDKAANPINLYGASKLASDKLFVAANNIAGQDPTRFSVVRYGNVVGSRGSVVPFFKNLIQNGTDHLPITDERMTRFWITLQEGVDFVLKSFERMQGGELFIPKIPSIRIVDLATAMAPNLPQRIIGIRPGEKLHEVMCPRDDSHLTLEFDDHYVIQPTIQYSYEVNFTTNKQGEAGHPVDQDFEYNSGKNPHFLTIDEIKHINYISGLV from the coding sequence ATGTTCAACAACAAATCAATCCTTATCACTGGGGGCACCGGCTCCTTCGGCAAGCAGTTCACAAAGACCATTCTGGAGCGGTATGATCCAAAGAAAGTGATAATCTTCTCCCGTGACGAGCTGAAGCAGTTCGAGATGAGCCAGATCTTCAATCAGGACTGCATGCGCTACTTCATCGGCGACGTCCGCGATCGCGACCGCCTGATTATGGCGATGCGGGGCGTGGATTATGTGATCCACGCCGCCGCCTTAAAGCAGGTGCCGGCCGCAGAATATAATCCGATGGAGTGCATCAAGACGAATGTCTATGGTGCAGAGAATGTGATCCACGCGGCGCTTGCTAATAAGGTGCATAAGGTGATTGCGCTCTCGACAGATAAGGCGGCAAACCCGATCAACCTCTATGGAGCAAGCAAGCTCGCCTCCGATAAGCTCTTTGTGGCAGCAAATAATATCGCCGGGCAGGATCCGACTCGGTTCTCGGTGGTGCGATATGGGAATGTGGTTGGGTCACGGGGATCGGTCGTGCCGTTCTTCAAGAATCTCATCCAGAATGGCACCGATCACCTCCCAATCACCGATGAGAGGATGACCAGGTTCTGGATTACCTTACAGGAGGGGGTTGATTTTGTGCTGAAGAGCTTTGAGCGGATGCAAGGGGGTGAACTCTTTATCCCGAAGATTCCATCAATCAGGATCGTGGATCTAGCAACTGCAATGGCACCGAATCTCCCGCAACGGATCATCGGGATCCGGCCTGGAGAGAAGCTGCATGAGGTGATGTGCCCAAGGGATGATTCGCATCTAACGCTTGAGTTTGATGATCATTATGTGATCCAACCGACTATTCAATATTCATATGAGGTAAATTTTACAACAAACAAACAGGGAGAGGCAGGTCATCCGGTTGATCAGGACTTTGAATACAATTCCGGGAAGAATCCCCATTTCCTCACCATTGATGAGATCAAACATATCAACTATATCTCCGGGCTAGTATGA